From a single Rosa rugosa chromosome 7, drRosRugo1.1, whole genome shotgun sequence genomic region:
- the LOC133721475 gene encoding protein SINE1 — MGRNLAPVLQRELENLHKDADSRRSAMKALKSYVKDLDSKAIPMFLAQVSQSKDSGPLNGECTISLYEVLARVHGVKIVPLINSIMATIIKTLTSSAGSFPLQQACSKVVPAIARYGVDPTTPEDKKRHIIHSLCNPLADSLLGSQDSLTSGAALCLKALVDSDNWRFASDEMVNKVCQNVSGALEEKSTQSNAHMGLVMSLAKRNAIIVEPYARLLIHAGLQILNNGLIEGNSQKRLEAIQMVNFLMKCLDPWSILSELDLVIEEMDKSQSDQMAYVGGAAFEALQTARRIAADKGPKLEKAHSVTGSNFSRKDHSKRRNLSSAGDQSPASVSPESQTLDSFIEYESWVESPIALGQVSHNSNYDSRSVNRKLWSHERGGVDVSLKDGLFSGISYSNAHSDSGNNQFMNNEGECTEEFSGFLQRNPRNGVSRSATTSPLRSRTPVDVDNIIFKTPRRLVHSLQDPYNVNSDFSEKQTRRVRSLSLSEDCSPNVRYNQNGYSHGATYDRNGSLYDGGSEQFQGGPESVSSTDGSPKDADLQAFHDVVPEIKSEIQDSGIRKPLRKAAVKLFCGLSFALLAVVVPLALITDQGQGHEGYYLVPT; from the exons ATGGGTAGAAATTTAGCCCCAGTACTACAGAGAGAATTGGAGAATCTTCATAAAGATGCTGATAGTCGTAGATCAGCAATGAAAGCACTGAAATCCTATGTGAAAGATTTGGACTCCAAGGCAATCCCTATGTTTCTTGCCCAAGTTTCCCAGTCCAAAGACTCTGGTCCTTTGAATGGGGAATGCACCATTTCTCTCTATGAAGTTCTTGCTCGTGTTCATGGTGTCAAAATCGTCCCTCTCATAAACAGCATCATGGCAACCATAATCAAGACACTAACTTCGAGTGCAGGGTCTTTCCCTCTTCAACAAGCATGCTCAAAGGTGGTTCCGGCCATTGCTAGATATGGGGTTGACCCTACCACCCCTGAAGACAAGAAAAGGCATATCATTCATTCACTTTGCAATCCTCTTGCGGATTCCCTCTTGGGTTCTCAAGACAGCTTGACTTCTGGAGCTGCCCTTTGCTTAAAGGCTCTTGTGGATTCTGATAATTGGCGTTTTGCTTCAGATGAGATGGTTAACAAGGTTTGTCAGAATGTTTCTGGGGCTTTGGAGGAGAAATCTACTCAGTCGAATGCACATATGGGTCTGGTCATGTCTCTTGCAAAGCGTAATGCTATAATAGTTGAACCATATGCTAGGTTGTTGATACATGCTGGACTGCAGATATTGAACAATGGTTTAATAGAGGGGAATTCTCAGAAACGCTTGGAAGCTATTCAAATGGTGAACTTCTTGATGAAATGCTTAGATCCTTGGAGCATTTTATCCGAGCTTGACTTGGTTATTGAAGAAATGGACAAGAGTCAGTCAGATCAGATGGCTTATGTAGGAGGGGCTGCCTTTGAAGCTCTGCAAACTGCAAGGAGAATAGCTGCAGATAAAGGCCCAAAACTTGAAAAGGCTCATTCAGTCACTGGCTCAAACTTTAGTAGGAAGGACCATAGCAAGAGGCGAAATTTATCTAGTGCTGGCGATCAGTCCCCTGCATCAGTGTCACCTGAGTCACAGACCCTTGATTCCTTTATAGAATATGAATCATGGGTTGAATCACCTATTGCACTGGGGCAGGTTTCTCACAACTCAAATTATGATAGTAGGAGTGTCAACCGGAAACTTTGGAGTCATGAGCGTGGAGGAGTTGATGTGTCTCTCAAGGATGGTTTGTTCTCAGGAATATCCTACTCTAATGCACATTCAGACTCTGGGAATAATCAGTTCATGAACAACGAAGGAGAGTGCACAGAAGAATTTTCAGGTTTCCTTCAAAGAAATCCTAGAAATGGAGTATCAAGAAGTGCCACAACCAGTCCCCTG AGGTCACGAACTCCAGTTGATGTTGATAATATCATCTTCAAAACTCCGAGGAGGCTTGTTCATTCTCTTCAGGATCCATATAATGTCAACTCAGACTTCTCTGAGAAACAAACTAGAAGAGTTAGAAGTTTATCCTTGAGCGAAGATTGCAGCCCAAATGTCAGGTACAATCAAAATGGTTATTCACATGGTGCGACTTATGACCGCAATGGTAGCTTATATGACGGTGGTAGTGAGCAGTTCCAAGGTGGCCCTGAATCTGTATCATCAACAGATGGTAGTCCTAAAGACGCTGATTTGCAAGCATTTCATGATGTGGTTCCtgaaataaaatcagaaattcaAGATTCTGGCATCAGAAAACCCCTTCGCAAGGCTGCTGTAAAATTGTTCTGTGGTCTCTCTTTTGCACTACTTGCAGTAGTTGTTCCGTTAGCTTTGATTACTGATCAAGGTCAAGGTCATGAAGGTTATTATCTTGTTCCAACTTAG
- the LOC133721476 gene encoding protein NDH-DEPENDENT CYCLIC ELECTRON FLOW 5 produces the protein MAMTTVASSPFLLSKSRPCSCTNYNKRGFPLRVAAVASIPFQQPINVDYLEQEFSGRGVVFKGIGDDCVAKMSLDNGSKAILMLPSGLIASYKASMWHGGTVELLQSSVSQEEEEEANTIRGGVSVALECLSLGLGQEQVSWSPSNWALHDITGNPQDSIQVELISTDSHDMVQVKYIVTLQDDVLISQLMVSNNSDSSSLQLSGCILSHLTVSSPDATYAVGLERSDFFGRLPILTGSAIIPPDCDQKSESQFSQLWKQMTSNGWGPKNGHQTETEQEEEMEEGEEDDNYKNLREQMCRIYTSAPRDFTIIDRGRRNSVVVGRDGFEELYMFSPGSSHEYYGEYAYICIGQSAVLNPIILGPKESWTGGQRLHNPNL, from the exons ATGGCAATGACCACCGTGGCTTCCAGTCCATTTTTGTTATCCAAATCCCGTCCTTGCTCTTGTACTAATTACAACAAGAGGGGATTCCCACTTAGAGTTGCAGCTGTTGCTTCAATCCCATTTCAACAACCCATCAACGTGGACTACCTGGAACAAGAGTTCAGTGGCCGTGGAGTGGTATTCAAAGGCATTGGTGACGATTGCGTTGCCAAGATGAGTCTTGATAATGGCAGCAAAGCCATCTTGATGCTGCCAAGTGGCCTAATCGCGTCCTACAAAGCCTCCATGTGGCATGGTGGCACTGTTGAGTTGCTCCAATCTTCAGTctcacaagaagaagaagaagaagccaataCCATCCGAGGAGGGGTGTCTGTGGCTTTGGAATGTCTCAGTCTCGGCCTCGGTCAAGAACAAGTTTCATGGTCTCCAAGTAATTGGGCTCTTCATGACATCACGGGAAATCCTCAGGACTCTATTCAG GTCGAACTGATCAGCACTGATTCCCATGACATGGTTCAAGTCAAGTACATTGTGACTCTCCAAGACGACGTCCTAATCTCACAGCTTATGGTCTCTAATAACTCTGATTCTTCGTCACTCCAACTAAGTGGGTGTATTTTAAGCCATCTGACAGTAAGCTCACCAGACGCTACTTACGCTGTTGGTTTGGAAAGATCAGATTTCTTTGGCAGGTTACCCATTTTGACAGGTTCAGCTATAATTCCTCCAGATTGTGACCAGAAAAGTGAATCTCAATTCAGCCAACTATGGAAACAAATGACATCCAATGGTTGGGGTCCTAAGAATGGCCACCAAACAGAAactgaacaagaagaagaaatggaggAAGGGGAAGAAGATGACAATTATAAGAACTTAAGGGAGCAAATGTGTCGAATATACACCAGTGCGCCTCGAGACTTCACAATCATTGACAGG GGTAGACGAAACTCAGTGGTGGTTGGAAGAGATGGGTTTGAAGAGCTATACATGTTCAGCCCTGGCTCAAGTCATGAATACTACGGCGAATATGCTTATATCTGCATTGGCCAGTCGGCAGTGCTCAATCCAATAATCTTGGGGCCTAAGGAATCATGGACAGGTGGACAGCGCTTACACAATCCAAATCTCTAA